GTGGTCGCGCACGAGGCCGGCGTGGTCCCGGTGCCGTCCGACCGGCTGCCGTACGTGGACAGCTGACACCGCCCGCAGGGCAATCGGCCGTACGAGGAGCCACACGGTCACCACGGCCGTCGCGCCGAGCGCCGCGCCCGCCAGGACGTCGTGCGGATAGTGCACCCCGACAAGCACCCGCAACAGGGCGGCCGCCGCGGCCACCGGCAAAGCCAGGGCCGCGAGCCGAGGCCGTATCAAGACCACACCGACGGCCAGCGCGACGGCCAAGGTGGCGTGGTTGCTGGGGAACGACCAGTCGCCCGGCTCGGGACACGGCGCGAGGACCGCGACCCCTGGCAGGGCCCGGCACGGACGTTCCTCGTCGACGAGGAGTTTGACCGCCGCACTGAGTCCATAGGCGACGACGGTCCCGGCGGCAGCCACGGCCACCCCGGCCAGCCCCGCCGCATCCCTGCGGCGCAGGGCGCGCCAGCCGACCCAAGCCAACAGCAGGCCCAGGAACAGCACAGTGCCCTCACTCGCCGCTTCCAGGACGGTCTCAGCCCACGGCGGCCCGTCCGCCACGCTCCCGGTCAGCGCCCGGTAGGCCCGCACCGAGAAGCCCGCAGTGACGTGCACCGGCTCGTTCGTCCCCAGCACACCGCCGGGCTCCAGCCGAACCACGGCCGCTGCACCTACCCCGGCCGACGCGACCGCCATCGGTAGCCGTCGATCCCATCCGTATCGCTTGATCGAATCCATGCTGCCGACGGTAGGAACACCGCAGGCGGGGCACCCTGGCCGAATGACAGCCCAATACCCCGACGATCGTCAGGGTTGACCGGTACAGGCTGAAGGGACGGGACTAGCCTCGGAGATCCATAGGCCCTCACGAAGACGTGATCGTCATGCGGCAGCGGCTTCCATGGGCGGTGGTTGGGCTGAGTAGCTCGCCTCCGCGCCCGTCGGAGGCGAGCCGCGTAGATGTCGGCAAGCTGCTGGCTGGGAACGCTGCCGTCCCATGCGACGAACGCGCCTCCGTCGAGAAGCGCCGCTCTGGCGGGTTCGCAGGCCCTGGTCTGGCCTCCCAGCATCCCGGCGAGTTCTGCCCGGTCCATCCGTCGCCCTTTCGCCTGCTGTCCTGCTGTCCGCTCAGTCGTCAAAGTGGAGCTCAGGTCGGGTCCAGAGGGTGAGGTCGCTGCTGGTGGCGACCGCCAAGGTCAGGCCGGAGGGCGAGAAACCGGCTGCGCGGAGTTCTGAGTACTCGGAGTGGAAGATGTGCCACCACGTCCCTCCCGCCGGGCCTTTGTGGGACCCGCCGTCGGCGGAGAGGATGACGCGGTCGTGGGGCCACTCGGGGCTGACGACGTCCAGGGTCCAGCCGTCTGGTGTGGTGCTGTGCAGGCCGCCGCCGAAGAGCCCGGCGATACGCACCGGCGTGCCCTCGATCGGGCCGAGCCCGGGGCAGGTGAGCTCCGGCGACGTGTCCGGAGTGCTGGTGTCGGGATCTGGGTCCCGGTCGCGGGCGACCTTCTCGCCGGTGACCGCGTCGATGGTGAGGCCGCGCGGGCCGGCGCCTGCGGGGATCTGGCGGGTGGTCGTCCACTCCAGCAGGTCCACGACGGCGAGCGTTCCCGCACGCTCCAAGGTCACCAGCGCATACTCGCCCTCCCCCGTGACCGCGATACCCGCTGGGCACGCTCCTGCTACCGGCAGCGCCACCGTCGCCTCGATACGGCCGTCGAGCACAGCGAGGACCGGACAGGCCATCGGAGCGTGCCGCCCCGATGAGCGCGAAGTCCCCCGCGATCACGGTCGCCCGCGGCTGAACGTGCGCGCCGAGCCACGTCCGGGAAACGGTCCTCACCCGGTGGGGACGTCCTTCCCTGAGCGAAGCGAGATCCAAGACCGCGACCGTGTCGTCGCCGCGCTCGCAGAACACCGCGAGGGCGCTGGGCACCGCGTTCGCCGAGTACGGGCGGATCGCCAAGACCCTGCACCTGCTGCGCGTGGTCGACCCGGTCGACGACACCTACCGGCGGCAGATGAACCGGCAGCTCACCGTGCAGGAGTCCCGCCACAAGCTCGCCCGCGACATCTGCCACGGCAAGCGCGGGCAGATCATGCAGGCGTACCGGACGGGACAGGAGGACCAGCTCGGCGCGCTCGGGCTGGTGCTGAATGCCGCCGTGCTGTGGACGACTCGCTATCTGGACGCCGCCGTCGAGGAGTTGCGGGCGCTGTCGGCCGAGGAGCGTGAGCACGACGTCCTGGACGAGGACGTCGCCCGCGTCTCCCCGCTCAAGCACGCGAACCTCAACGTGCTCGGCCGCTACAGCTTCCGCTCCTCCACCCCGGTCGACGGCGGCCTGCGCCCGCTGCGCGACCCGGGTACGCCGGAGCTGGACGAGGACGATGACGGCGGGCAGGAGTGAGTATCAGGAGCCGACCAGGCCCGACCCGTGACCGGTGTTCAGGTATCGCTCCGGCGGCAGAACTTCGCCTGAAGTAGATCGGTGAAGATACCGATGGGGTCGTCCCAACCGCCGTTGCTCCAGTCGCCGTTGACGTTGGTGGTAACCATCTGTTCGCCATCGCGAGAGCCGTAGGCGTAGGACCACGATCCGAAGAGCGCACCCCCCATGCCCCAGACCGTTTCCCCGCAGGGCAGTCTCACTGAGGAAACGCCGAGGCCGTAGGCGGCGTTGGGAATCCAGTCGCGGGTGGGCACGGTGGTGAACATGTCGCGTTGTTGGTCCGGTGGCAGTATCCCGCCCCCAAGCAGGGCGCCGAAGAACCGGTTGAGGTCCCCGGCGGTGGAGATCATGCCGCCGGCTGCCCAGAACATGGATGAATCGAGCTCGGTCGCGTCGTGGATCGGCGCGCCGAGGTCGGTCTGGAACAGCTTCGTGTAGTGCCGGGAGTGTGGCCCGCGAATCGTCGGGTCGCTGCCGTGCGGCAGGTACGTACCAGCCAGGCCGAATGGGCGGGAGATCCGCTCCGTGATCTCCTCGGCAAGCGCGCGGCCGGTGGCCCGTTCGATGATCATGCCTGCGAGGACGTAGTTGGTGTTGGAATACGCCCAGCCCGAACCCGGTGTGAAGGTAGGCGGATGGGACATGGCGATCTGCACCAGTGACTCGGGCGAGTGTGTCTCGTAACGGTTCAGTGCTTCCTGGTCATCGGTGTAGTTGAAGATCCCGCTGGTGTGGTTGAGCAGCATCCTGACGTTCACCCTGGCACCGTCGTGGTGATGGCCATGGACCGCCCCGGGCAGCCACTGTTCCGCGGTGTCATCCAGGCTCAGCCTGCCTTCCGCCGCCAGCTGCAGCACGACGGTGGCCACGAACGTCTTGCTGATGCTGCCGATGCGGAACCGGTCCTGCTGTGAACGCTTGCGGCCGGTTCGGGTGTCGGCCACTCCTGCGGTCCCGAACCACTGCCGGTCGCCGTCGCAAACCTCAACGAGAATGCCGGGAAGGCCTCCTTGAGTCACAGCTTGCTGAAGTAAGCGCTGGACCGCCTCGTAGCCCTCGGCCCCTGAGGCCGACGCGGACTCAGATAGCGCGCCCCCTGCTTTGGCCGGTTCGGCGCCCGGCCGGCCGTTGTCTGTATGAGCGGTGTGCTGGTGCATGTTGTCCTCCTTGTCGTGCGTGACCCATGGATGACCGCCCGGCCCCTCTCCACGACCTGAATCACCGGCCCACCGGCTCTAACTGATGGTTTCAGAATGAGGTTCGGAGTCGGCGTAAGCAGATGATGCTGCAGGCCAGTTGGAGCAGGCCGAGGTGGAGGTCGGCTCGTATCTCGTAGCGGATGCGGAGTCGTTTGAACTGGTGCAGCCAGGCGAAGGTTCGCTCGACGACCCAGCGGGTCTTGCCCAGGCCGGATCCGTGAAGTGTGCCGCGTCGGGCGATCTTGGGTGTGATCCCGCGGGCTCTGAGCAGGCGCCGGTACTTGTCGAAGTCGTAGCCGCGGTCGGCGAAGAGCCGGCGGGGCCGGTGACGTGGCCGTCCTCGAAGCCCGCGGATGCGGGGTATCGCGTCCAGCAGGGGCATGAGCTGGGTGACGTCGTGACGGTTTCCACTGGTCAGGGAGACGATGAGTGGGGTTCCGTGGCGGTCGACGATGAGGTGGTGCTTGCTGCCGGGGCGGGCACGGTCGACCGGCGAAGGTCCGGTGTGAGCCCCCCTTTGAGGGCTCTGACGTGCGAGGCGTCGATCGCAACGTCATCCATGTCCAGCAGCCCGGCCGCCCGGAGCTCGGCCAGGAGGACTTCGTGGAGGCGGGGCCACACTCCGGCCTCGGTCCAGTCCCGAAGCCGACGCCAGGCCGTCACACCACTGCAGCCGAACCGCTCGGCTGGAACGTCCCGCCAGCTCACGCTCTTGCACAGCACGTAAACGATGGCCCTCAACGCCGCACGATCGTCCACCGGCCGACGCCCCGGATACCGGTGCCGGCGAGGTGGACGTTCCGGCAGTAACGGGGCCACACGTTCCCACAGGTCATCAGGCACGAGATCAG
This region of Streptomyces sp. NBC_00513 genomic DNA includes:
- a CDS encoding serine hydrolase, giving the protein MHQHTAHTDNGRPGAEPAKAGGALSESASASGAEGYEAVQRLLQQAVTQGGLPGILVEVCDGDRQWFGTAGVADTRTGRKRSQQDRFRIGSISKTFVATVVLQLAAEGRLSLDDTAEQWLPGAVHGHHHDGARVNVRMLLNHTSGIFNYTDDQEALNRYETHSPESLVQIAMSHPPTFTPGSGWAYSNTNYVLAGMIIERATGRALAEEITERISRPFGLAGTYLPHGSDPTIRGPHSRHYTKLFQTDLGAPIHDATELDSSMFWAAGGMISTAGDLNRFFGALLGGGILPPDQQRDMFTTVPTRDWIPNAAYGLGVSSVRLPCGETVWGMGGALFGSWSYAYGSRDGEQMVTTNVNGDWSNGGWDDPIGIFTDLLQAKFCRRSDT
- a CDS encoding IS5 family transposase (programmed frameshift), encoding MSADLVPDDLWERVAPLLPERPPRRHRYPGRRPVDDRAALRAIVYVLCKSVSWRDVPAERFGCSGVTAWRRLRDWTEAGVWPRLHEVLLAELRAAGLLDMDDVAIDASHVRALKRGAHTGPSPVDRARPGSKHHLIVDRHGTPLIVSLTSGNRHDVTQLMPLLDAIPRIRGLRGRPRHRPRRLFADRGYDFDKYRRLLRARGITPKIARRGTLHGSGLGKTRWVVERTFAWLHQFKRLRIRYEIRADLHLGLLQLACSIICLRRLRTSF